In Candidatus Bipolaricaulota bacterium, the genomic window CAGTCCCGCCCCGATCAATCCGACGAATAACATGAGCATAATCCACCCCTTCATCGTTCCAAGATAGCTCATCCGATCACTCTGGTCAACCCTGGCACGGTCCGCGGTTCGACCGTATACTACCCTCGATTTGGAGGGATGATGATGGATAAACAACTGGTGGATGATTTCTGTGCGTTCGTGCAGATCGACAGTGAATCAGGGGAGGAAGAGCGGTTCTTGGAGTATCTGCAAGATCGGTTCATCAAGGAGCTCGAGGCGGAGTGCGTCCGCGACTCCTACGGAAACCTGATCGCACGCGTGCCGGCGAAGGGATCAGACAAGACCGAGCCGATCCTCCTCGGTGCCCATGCGGACACGGTGAAACCGGGAAAGGGAATCGAGCCGGTGATCGAGAACGGAGTGATCCGGTCGAAGGGAGACACGATCCTCGGCGCCGACGACAAGGCAGGGATCGCGGAGATCTTCGCCGCGGTGCGAACCGCTTCCCAACGCCCTCCGGTGGAGATCGTCATCACCCGAGGAGAGGAAATCGGACTTCTCGGGGCGAAGAACCTCGATACCTCTTTGGTGAACTCGAAGATGGGGTTCATCATTGACTCCGACGTTCTCGACACGGTGATCATCGGCGGACCGACCCACATCTCGTTGGACATCGAGATCATCGGTAAGGCCGCGCATGCCGGAATGGAGCCGGAGAAGGGGATCTCAGCAATCCGCGTGGCCGCAGCCGCGATTACGCAGTTTCCCGAGGGCCGGATCGACGCGGAGACGACCGCCAACGTGGGCACGATTCACGGCGGACTGATCCGAAACGGAGTGCCCGATAGAGTGACGATCCAGGCGGAGTGCCGGAGCCTGAACGACGACAAAGCGAAAGAACAAGCAGAAAAGATGCGCCGCGCATTCGAGGAAACCGCAGCCGCGGCTGGGGCGAAGGCGAATATCGAAGTGAACGT contains:
- a CDS encoding M20/M25/M40 family metallo-hydrolase, producing the protein MDKQLVDDFCAFVQIDSESGEEERFLEYLQDRFIKELEAECVRDSYGNLIARVPAKGSDKTEPILLGAHADTVKPGKGIEPVIENGVIRSKGDTILGADDKAGIAEIFAAVRTASQRPPVEIVITRGEEIGLLGAKNLDTSLVNSKMGFIIDSDVLDTVIIGGPTHISLDIEIIGKAAHAGMEPEKGISAIRVAAAAITQFPEGRIDAETTANVGTIHGGLIRNGVPDRVTIQAECRSLNDDKAKEQAEKMRRAFEETAAAAGAKANIEVNVEYTAFQLSAGDPVVEIAKRAIAAVGLEPKARVITGGTDALVLCSKGIKSVVLGTGGKGEHTSDENIAISDMEQATAMIRALLEDLA